GTCTGTGAGATGGACGACGCGCGCCTCGGGGAAGAGCGCCCGCATCCAGGCGCAGCGCAGCGACCCGGGAATGGGTTCCTCGCGCAGCGTGCCCACCACGATGGTGAGGTCGTCGCACTGACGCATGGCCTCACGGATCAGGTGAATGTGCCCGCGGTGGGGCGGCATGAACTTCCCCAGCACCATGCCACGCATCACGAACAGCCTTCGCTTCGCCTGGATGCGTCTCTCACGGGGTGTCCTCGACCGCGGCGAGCACGCGCTGCCAGCGTCGAAGACCCTGCACGGCGAGACAGAGGAAGACGGCGTAGAGCACGGCGGTGAGGTAGAGCGCCTTGTACTGGTACATCCAGATCGAGATCACGTCGACCACAATCCAGAGCATCCAGTTCTCGATGCGCTTGAACGAGAGCAGGTACTGCGCGATGAGGCTCATCACCGTCTGGGTCGAGTCGACCCACGGCAGGCTGGCATCGGTGTAGCGGTACAGCGTGTGGGCCAGCAGCGCCGTGCCTGCTGCGAACATCGCCAGCAGGGCCAGGCGGGTTCGAGGTGGGGTGCGTGACACCACGAGCGGTTCGTGGTCGTCATCGCCGCGCGCCCACGCAAGCCAGCCGTATATCTGGAGAGCGATGAACACCCCCTGCAGCCC
This is a stretch of genomic DNA from Pseudomonadota bacterium. It encodes these proteins:
- a CDS encoding nicotinamide riboside transporter PnuC, with the translated sequence MAATSALEWGAALTGFACVWLTVREHMACWPTGLVSAALYVVVFFKSRLYADMGLQGVFIALQIYGWLAWARGDDDHEPLVVSRTPPRTRLALLAMFAAGTALLAHTLYRYTDASLPWVDSTQTVMSLIAQYLLSFKRIENWMLWIVVDVISIWMYQYKALYLTAVLYAVFLCLAVQGLRRWQRVLAAVEDTP